The proteins below are encoded in one region of Sporosarcina sp. FSL K6-1508:
- a CDS encoding 5'-nucleotidase C-terminal domain-containing protein: MKTFKLKKWLPTFLAVVLILGTGAFSMRTTVNAEEKEINITLLATSDIHGRFMPWDYAVDGSNLSGSLTQLFTIIKDVRDQNPNTILLDNGDMIQDNSAELFNDQPESPLMKALNEMDYDAWSYGNHEFNFGLDTLDKVSSQYKGTKLAGNVYKENGERFLPAYTIIEKEGVKIAIIGMVTPLIVEFEKGTDHLEGLVVKNPVEETKKVVKELEGKVDVMIGIMHMGLENENGIPGTGVRDVANAVPELAAIFGGHNHILIEKEVVNGVLITEPNKYGTHISQIDLTFNREGEKFVLKDKDAKAIPVKSADGTIVESDSELESQLESFHEFARADANIVVGQLKGTNLVPKDEIKGIPAVQIQETPLSDFFHEVMLHYSKADVVAHQIDNDKAFLDIGPIKKKDIAYNYQFAGGEVSVYEVTGKDLKDYMEWAVGYFNSTRPGDVTISFDETRRSSKYSTNDFFGNIKYDIDLSKKPGDRIKNLRRLDETPITMEDELKIGMNAYRMDFLLSKGQALEGRKFNMLWSSKDESAYGETGGTIRNLAIRYLKEEMNGEYTPVHQSNWKIINADTKSPDYKAVADLVNKGILEVPTTKDGKYTNVASINVNDVVTSEEIKALAMKAKVSDSQFSKVKTTGELYQQLAQALKSPASDGNDGKEKPVTPSKPTPDKTKPEVTKPIITKPVVSKGNVTAYSLYVRTHPANNGKVVGAVSKNSELTILGKEKGWYKVTYKGKTAYVSSKYVKLQK; the protein is encoded by the coding sequence ATGAAAACATTCAAGTTGAAAAAATGGTTACCAACTTTTTTAGCAGTGGTGCTGATTCTAGGTACTGGAGCATTTTCCATGCGGACTACTGTAAATGCGGAAGAAAAGGAGATTAATATTACGCTCCTAGCAACATCGGATATACATGGTCGTTTCATGCCTTGGGATTATGCAGTGGACGGATCAAACCTAAGCGGAAGCTTAACGCAGTTGTTTACAATTATTAAAGATGTTCGCGATCAGAATCCAAATACAATCCTTTTGGATAATGGTGATATGATTCAGGATAATTCCGCGGAACTGTTCAATGATCAGCCTGAATCACCCTTAATGAAAGCTTTAAATGAAATGGATTATGATGCATGGTCTTATGGTAATCATGAGTTCAATTTTGGATTGGATACATTAGATAAGGTATCCAGTCAGTACAAAGGTACGAAATTGGCGGGGAATGTATACAAAGAGAATGGCGAACGGTTTTTGCCGGCTTATACGATTATTGAAAAAGAAGGCGTTAAAATTGCGATTATCGGTATGGTCACTCCATTAATCGTTGAGTTTGAAAAAGGTACTGATCACTTAGAAGGATTGGTTGTTAAAAATCCAGTTGAAGAGACGAAAAAGGTAGTTAAAGAGTTAGAAGGAAAAGTAGATGTCATGATTGGTATCATGCATATGGGTCTAGAAAATGAAAATGGGATTCCTGGAACAGGCGTACGTGATGTTGCAAACGCGGTACCTGAGCTAGCTGCCATTTTTGGAGGCCATAATCATATACTGATTGAAAAAGAAGTCGTAAATGGGGTTTTGATTACAGAACCTAATAAATACGGTACACATATCTCTCAAATAGATTTGACATTCAATCGTGAGGGCGAAAAGTTTGTACTGAAAGATAAAGATGCAAAAGCAATTCCAGTTAAATCAGCTGATGGAACGATTGTTGAATCGGACAGTGAGCTGGAAAGCCAATTGGAGTCGTTTCATGAGTTTGCTCGTGCGGATGCGAATATTGTTGTTGGACAATTAAAAGGTACAAACCTTGTACCGAAAGATGAAATCAAAGGAATTCCTGCGGTTCAAATTCAGGAGACGCCGTTGTCAGACTTTTTCCATGAAGTGATGCTTCACTACAGTAAAGCTGACGTTGTGGCGCATCAAATAGATAATGATAAAGCTTTCCTAGATATTGGACCTATCAAGAAAAAAGACATTGCCTATAATTATCAGTTTGCAGGCGGAGAAGTATCTGTGTATGAAGTGACAGGTAAAGATCTGAAGGATTACATGGAATGGGCAGTCGGTTACTTCAATAGCACACGCCCAGGAGATGTAACAATTAGTTTTGATGAAACACGTCGTTCATCAAAATACAGTACAAATGACTTTTTTGGTAACATCAAGTATGATATCGATTTGTCTAAGAAACCTGGAGACCGAATTAAAAATCTACGTAGATTGGATGAAACTCCAATTACAATGGAGGATGAACTTAAAATAGGCATGAACGCCTACAGAATGGACTTCCTTCTCTCAAAAGGGCAGGCACTGGAAGGACGTAAATTTAATATGCTTTGGTCCTCTAAAGATGAAAGTGCTTATGGAGAAACTGGCGGTACCATCCGGAATCTAGCAATTAGATATTTAAAAGAAGAGATGAATGGCGAATACACACCTGTTCATCAAAGTAATTGGAAGATTATTAATGCAGATACAAAATCACCAGACTATAAAGCAGTTGCCGATCTTGTCAATAAAGGAATTTTAGAAGTACCGACAACGAAAGATGGAAAATACACCAATGTTGCATCTATCAATGTAAATGATGTCGTAACTAGTGAAGAGATAAAAGCTTTAGCCATGAAAGCTAAGGTGAGCGATAGTCAGTTCTCCAAAGTGAAAACAACGGGCGAACTTTATCAACAATTAGCACAGGCATTGAAAAGTCCTGCATCTGATGGAAATGACGGAAAAGAAAAACCCGTTACTCCAAGTAAACCGACACCGGATAAAACTAAACCTGAAGTCACAAAACCAATAATAACAAAACCCGTAGTCAGTAAAGGAAACGTTACTGCATATAGCTTATATGTACGCACTCACCCAGCAAACAACGGGAAAGTAGTTGGAGCTGTATCAAAGAATAGCGAGCTGACGATTTTAGGGAAAGAAAAAGGGTGGTATAAAGTTACTTACAAAGGCAAAACTGCATATGTCTCTAGTAAGTATGTGAAGTTGCAAAAGTAA
- a CDS encoding S-layer homology domain-containing protein — MKKSSYQKLFKATLATTVAAGAFVAVAPVDTQAANPTFSDVKDIPSHHFYEAVMDFTARGMISGYPDGTFKPGQSITRQDAAKLLALALGLDTKNVQNPGFKDVSKTSPHYGHIAALVEAGIISGYEDNTFKPGASLSRAQMAKMIVLGFEFEETKSVKLPFSDINDKQWHVEFVRALYANEITTGTTPTKFSPNALVTRGQMASFVFRSEAIATPKPEPVDVDKVAVEAAVGQLKPGAVTVSRGNDATDANKLAAVQTYVTSLITEKGVEAKVAASTTAGNYVVTLTKGEAKADKTIAMTFDYAADDRFVTEVKSINAKQVEVKFATPVTKTSVLDASNEIRNMTFTMVTGATVNPGQLKGSLSEDGKTLTITANWIFDGEYAFKSTDAIQTVAGGKVEEHTAIVKANDKVAPKIVSGSAAAKTSTNSFSILFDEPVNAAGVIAYVNNGAATVTSNPSNPNRLEVTSSKQVTAGTTATVKLQNVKDYNGNLTAPNPVETAVTISTDVVAPTATHVNVIGENRVEVTYDKNMNLSSFVGKARLVYSNGTVTNLTASAGANEKTIVLTGTGVSFRDNYNAILFIDADVKDAVGNSTVLYSTSVTFSKDDIAPALTAVEYKDGKIIANFTEDIAAGRYTDVKVIDQRTGTESSIYLNYYNAQNAVIMNNTLSIIHSLPNGTYTLRLPANTVVDKAGVPNPNANTTKEFTVQNSITSDQTRPIVGGVTNTPLPNGQVPGDYQTATYTAIDTDSGVSIASLLDINNYTWDGRSLPSNSYVTTAITGAADKATSVAVTVHVPTTAITTTQTAAFTVNNIRDNAGNTLGSAEAGQVTFVSGNQYQNGPELRYGDITNNGTSVRLSFSEAIRSLEAEDLEIRLNGDLLKTSSIGSIYSTNSNMDTFDVKIKASVANDTYYNNTYGDIIYVDTNSNGKYDAGLDTVVEVVDYREYRYNETNTVTVNLDSKYITSLKVKLVRDNRSPVQNNQGTEAVFNKEIYVN, encoded by the coding sequence ATGAAAAAATCAAGCTATCAAAAACTATTTAAAGCGACGTTGGCAACAACAGTTGCAGCAGGAGCTTTTGTTGCAGTTGCACCCGTAGATACACAGGCGGCGAATCCAACTTTTTCTGATGTTAAGGATATCCCAAGTCACCACTTTTATGAAGCGGTTATGGACTTTACTGCAAGAGGCATGATTAGTGGGTATCCAGACGGTACGTTCAAACCAGGCCAAAGCATTACACGCCAGGATGCTGCAAAACTATTGGCTCTTGCGTTAGGTTTGGACACGAAAAATGTTCAGAATCCAGGATTTAAAGACGTTAGCAAAACGAGCCCCCACTACGGGCATATTGCAGCACTTGTTGAAGCGGGCATCATTTCGGGGTATGAAGATAACACATTCAAACCTGGAGCTAGCTTATCAAGGGCACAAATGGCCAAAATGATTGTGCTTGGTTTTGAATTCGAGGAAACGAAATCTGTAAAACTTCCATTTAGTGATATCAATGATAAACAATGGCATGTTGAATTTGTCCGTGCACTTTATGCTAATGAAATTACAACGGGTACAACCCCTACAAAGTTCTCGCCGAACGCACTTGTGACGCGCGGGCAAATGGCTTCATTCGTCTTTAGAAGTGAAGCAATTGCAACGCCTAAACCTGAACCAGTGGATGTGGACAAGGTAGCAGTTGAGGCAGCAGTGGGTCAATTAAAACCGGGTGCAGTCACTGTGTCACGTGGCAATGATGCAACTGATGCCAACAAACTTGCGGCGGTTCAAACCTATGTTACTTCACTTATTACTGAAAAAGGCGTGGAAGCAAAAGTGGCAGCTAGCACAACTGCTGGAAATTATGTAGTAACGCTTACAAAAGGCGAAGCAAAAGCAGATAAAACGATTGCGATGACATTTGATTATGCAGCGGACGATCGTTTTGTAACTGAAGTAAAGTCAATTAACGCGAAACAAGTGGAAGTTAAATTTGCTACACCTGTAACGAAAACAAGTGTATTAGACGCATCGAATGAAATTCGTAACATGACCTTTACAATGGTTACGGGCGCCACTGTCAACCCTGGCCAACTGAAAGGCTCATTATCCGAAGACGGTAAAACGTTAACGATTACAGCAAATTGGATTTTTGATGGGGAGTATGCGTTCAAGTCAACGGATGCTATTCAAACAGTAGCAGGTGGGAAAGTTGAAGAGCATACAGCAATTGTCAAAGCGAACGATAAAGTAGCACCGAAAATTGTGTCAGGATCAGCTGCCGCAAAAACATCGACGAATTCGTTTTCCATTCTATTTGATGAGCCTGTGAATGCTGCTGGTGTAATTGCTTATGTCAATAATGGTGCAGCAACGGTTACGAGCAATCCTTCGAATCCAAACCGTTTAGAGGTTACTTCTAGCAAGCAAGTGACAGCAGGCACGACAGCAACCGTTAAATTGCAAAATGTAAAAGATTATAACGGCAATTTAACAGCACCAAATCCAGTAGAAACAGCAGTTACAATTTCGACTGACGTAGTTGCACCTACTGCGACTCATGTAAATGTGATTGGAGAAAATAGAGTAGAAGTCACATATGATAAAAATATGAATCTTTCTTCATTCGTAGGGAAAGCACGTCTCGTTTACTCAAATGGTACAGTGACGAATTTAACAGCTTCAGCAGGGGCGAATGAAAAAACAATCGTCTTAACAGGTACAGGCGTATCTTTCAGAGATAATTACAATGCCATTCTATTTATCGATGCAGATGTGAAAGATGCAGTGGGTAACAGTACGGTACTTTATTCGACAAGTGTCACGTTTAGCAAGGACGATATTGCACCCGCATTGACCGCGGTTGAATATAAAGACGGCAAAATTATCGCCAATTTTACGGAGGATATTGCGGCAGGCAGATATACTGACGTCAAAGTTATTGATCAACGAACAGGTACGGAATCTTCAATTTACCTGAATTATTATAACGCGCAGAACGCAGTAATTATGAATAATACATTAAGCATTATACATTCTTTGCCGAATGGGACCTATACTTTACGCTTGCCAGCCAACACGGTTGTCGATAAAGCAGGAGTGCCGAATCCAAATGCTAATACAACAAAAGAATTCACCGTTCAAAATTCAATCACATCAGATCAAACACGCCCGATCGTGGGTGGGGTTACGAATACGCCGCTGCCAAACGGACAAGTTCCCGGCGATTACCAAACGGCAACATATACAGCAATTGACACCGACAGTGGGGTAAGCATAGCTAGCCTGTTAGACATCAATAACTATACGTGGGATGGCAGATCATTACCGAGCAATTCTTATGTGACAACTGCTATCACTGGAGCGGCAGATAAAGCGACATCTGTTGCAGTAACAGTCCATGTACCAACAACTGCAATTACAACGACTCAAACTGCTGCATTCACTGTCAATAATATTCGTGATAACGCGGGCAATACACTTGGGTCTGCAGAAGCGGGTCAAGTGACATTTGTCAGTGGTAACCAATACCAAAATGGACCAGAATTAAGATACGGTGACATTACTAATAACGGCACTTCAGTTAGACTTAGTTTTAGTGAGGCAATTCGATCTTTAGAGGCAGAAGATCTTGAAATTAGGCTCAATGGAGACCTTCTAAAAACAAGCTCAATTGGTTCGATCTATAGCACCAATTCAAATATGGATACGTTTGATGTGAAGATTAAAGCCTCTGTTGCGAATGATACTTATTATAATAATACCTATGGTGACATAATTTACGTGGATACTAATAGTAATGGGAAATATGATGCGGGGCTAGATACAGTCGTCGAAGTCGTAGATTATAGAGAATATCGATACAATGAAACCAACACTGTTACAGTCAATTTGGATTCTAAGTATATTACGAGTTTAAAAGTGAAACTTGTACGTGACAATCGTTCACCTGTCCAAAACAACCAAGGAACCGAAGCTGTATTTAATAAAGAAATCTATGTAAATTAA
- a CDS encoding glycoside hydrolase family 10 protein yields MKKSLFKAILSVATTLVLLISILPLQVKGASVTPPKNEMRAAWIATVQNVDMKPGMNAAQYTAWVRKTLDQLKANNFNAVIYQVKPTNDALYPSKLAPWSSYITGGKQGKNPGYDPLLIMINEAHSRGMELHAWVNPYRVTMPGQTLASLAPSNVARTNPGWVVKYGKQYYLNPGLPEVQNYLIATVKELVANYDIDAVHMDDYFYPYKIKNETFPDQAAFKKYGSSFKKIADWRRDNVNQLVKKVYSTIKTTKPHVQFGISPFGVWRNQSMDRTGSNTRAGVTNYDDLYADTRQWIKDGSIDYITPQIYWSKTFSAAKYSTLLDWWSKEVETYAYVHPVNLYIGVADYKVGVDADKAWKNKMELPNQVIANRANRLAAGQMHFSLKSIQKNMLGYATILKQQLYNYTALTPATSWSDAALPEGPTWVQANKKEAGVKLIIQDQTSKQPRKYVIYRFEGNEVGSYENPRNIVDVVYNTKGNTMFLDKTANRNKQYTYGITSVSATGVESEEAFIVKSDGVWLGK; encoded by the coding sequence ATGAAAAAATCTCTTTTTAAAGCTATATTATCAGTCGCTACGACACTCGTATTACTTATTTCAATCCTACCTTTACAGGTAAAAGGAGCAAGCGTGACTCCGCCTAAGAATGAAATGCGCGCGGCTTGGATTGCAACCGTACAAAACGTGGATATGAAACCTGGAATGAATGCAGCTCAATATACGGCTTGGGTACGGAAAACATTGGATCAGTTAAAAGCCAATAATTTCAATGCAGTCATTTATCAAGTAAAACCTACAAATGATGCTTTATATCCTTCAAAGTTGGCGCCTTGGTCATCGTATATAACAGGGGGAAAACAAGGGAAAAATCCTGGCTATGATCCTTTATTAATTATGATTAATGAAGCGCATAGCCGCGGTATGGAGCTGCATGCATGGGTCAACCCTTACCGAGTTACAATGCCGGGACAAACATTAGCAAGTCTTGCTCCTAGTAATGTAGCGCGCACAAATCCTGGCTGGGTAGTTAAATATGGGAAGCAATATTATTTGAATCCGGGTCTTCCTGAAGTGCAAAATTATTTAATCGCTACAGTCAAAGAATTAGTAGCTAACTATGATATTGACGCCGTACATATGGATGATTATTTTTATCCTTATAAAATTAAAAATGAAACTTTTCCCGATCAAGCTGCATTTAAGAAATATGGATCTTCTTTCAAAAAAATAGCCGATTGGCGTCGAGATAATGTAAACCAACTTGTCAAAAAAGTCTATTCAACGATTAAAACGACTAAACCGCATGTGCAATTTGGGATTTCACCATTTGGGGTGTGGCGCAATCAATCAATGGACCGTACTGGAAGTAACACACGCGCTGGTGTAACTAATTATGATGACTTATATGCAGACACCAGGCAATGGATTAAAGATGGCAGCATTGATTATATTACGCCACAAATCTACTGGTCTAAAACATTTTCAGCAGCTAAGTATTCGACTCTCTTAGACTGGTGGAGCAAAGAAGTAGAAACGTATGCCTACGTGCATCCCGTTAATTTATATATTGGCGTAGCTGATTATAAAGTCGGCGTGGACGCCGATAAAGCATGGAAAAACAAAATGGAGTTACCAAACCAAGTAATTGCCAACAGAGCAAACCGACTAGCAGCGGGTCAAATGCATTTTTCCTTAAAAAGCATACAAAAAAATATGCTCGGCTATGCAACAATCCTAAAGCAACAACTTTATAATTATACTGCTTTAACGCCAGCAACTTCATGGAGCGACGCAGCTCTTCCAGAAGGGCCAACATGGGTACAAGCCAACAAGAAAGAAGCTGGAGTGAAGCTAATCATCCAAGACCAAACTAGCAAACAACCAAGAAAATATGTGATTTATCGGTTTGAAGGAAACGAAGTGGGATCCTATGAAAATCCACGCAACATAGTAGACGTTGTCTATAATACAAAAGGAAATACGATGTTTTTAGACAAGACCGCAAACCGAAACAAACAATATACGTATGGAATTACTTCTGTGTCAGCAACTGGCGTTGAGAGTGAGGAAGCGTTTATTGTGAAGTCTGATGGGGTTTGGCTAGGGAAATAA
- a CDS encoding ABC transporter ATPase, whose translation MLKNLTIEDVAVLREPLVSGRQSPNALGGALVLGVFMQILIYYLEYTVLGRMTNFPFKDQILTVHFWITGVIVILSAIYAIPFIYKRSQKTQYLVSILVSQNAITLSFYICGLFLLGENPEIPESSLLTFTMVTLLFGALFLVAIVIRFSILLRKGKYRKGSKRDELRAKFETKTYIPAVIIGSTGLVFIIQFTVRTFNLADIEGAVITVICFVLFYTMIFVLPEQLVILYCKFRFKSFNFDKRGYLDSEDSA comes from the coding sequence TTGTTAAAAAATTTAACAATCGAAGATGTAGCCGTACTACGTGAACCACTGGTATCTGGCAGACAAAGCCCCAATGCACTCGGCGGAGCACTCGTTTTGGGGGTCTTCATGCAAATCCTGATTTACTACCTGGAATATACAGTACTGGGAAGAATGACGAACTTTCCATTTAAAGATCAGATACTTACAGTTCATTTCTGGATTACAGGAGTTATAGTTATCCTGTCCGCGATCTATGCGATTCCGTTTATTTATAAAAGAAGTCAAAAAACACAATATCTCGTATCTATTTTAGTTTCACAAAATGCTATAACATTATCCTTTTATATCTGCGGGTTATTTTTACTAGGAGAGAACCCGGAGATTCCAGAAAGTTCACTCCTGACATTTACAATGGTAACCTTGCTTTTTGGTGCCTTGTTTTTGGTAGCTATAGTCATCCGTTTTTCTATTTTATTGAGAAAAGGGAAGTATCGAAAAGGATCGAAACGAGATGAACTCCGAGCGAAATTCGAAACGAAAACGTATATTCCAGCAGTTATTATTGGAAGTACTGGACTTGTGTTTATCATTCAATTTACCGTTAGAACATTCAATTTGGCCGATATCGAAGGGGCCGTCATAACAGTTATATGCTTTGTTTTATTCTATACGATGATTTTTGTATTGCCGGAGCAGCTCGTCATCTTGTATTGCAAGTTCCGCTTCAAAAGCTTTAATTTCGATAAAAGAGGTTATTTGGATTCTGAAGACTCAGCTTAA
- a CDS encoding ABC transporter ATPase: protein MLKNLTIEDVAVLREPLVSGRQSPNALAGALVLGAFMQSLIYYLEYTVLGSVTNFPYKDQILAVHFWITTVLVILSVIYAIPLIYRKSQKTQYLLTILVSQNFFAVSSYIIGLFLLGENQEVSESSLLTFTMVTLCLGALLFIVTVIRFSILLRKGMYRKGSKRDELRAKFEKKTYIPAVIIGSTALLFIIQFAVRTYNLADLEDAMIAILSFAVFYTMIFVLPEQLVILYCKFRFKSFNFDKRGYLDSEDSAKGRKL from the coding sequence TTGTTGAAGAATTTAACAATCGAAGATGTAGCCGTACTACGTGAACCCTTGGTATCGGGCAGACAAAGTCCCAACGCACTTGCTGGTGCCCTTGTTTTGGGGGCCTTCATGCAAAGCCTGATTTACTATCTGGAATATACAGTACTGGGAAGTGTGACGAACTTCCCATATAAAGATCAGATACTTGCAGTTCATTTTTGGATTACAACAGTTTTAGTTATCCTATCCGTGATCTATGCGATTCCACTTATTTATAGAAAAAGTCAAAAAACACAATATCTACTAACCATTCTAGTCTCGCAAAACTTTTTCGCAGTATCCAGTTATATCATCGGGTTATTTTTACTAGGAGAGAACCAGGAAGTTTCAGAAAGTTCATTGCTGACATTTACAATGGTAACCTTGTGTTTAGGTGCCTTGCTTTTTATAGTTACAGTTATCCGCTTTTCTATTTTATTGAGGAAAGGGATGTATCGCAAGGGTTCTAAACGAGATGAACTCCGAGCAAAATTTGAAAAAAAGACATATATTCCAGCTGTTATTATTGGAAGTACTGCTCTTTTATTCATCATTCAATTTGCCGTTAGAACATACAATTTGGCCGATTTAGAGGATGCTATGATTGCAATCCTTAGCTTCGCAGTATTCTATACGATGATTTTTGTATTGCCGGAGCAACTCGTTATCTTGTATTGCAAGTTCCGCTTCAAAAGCTTTAATTTCGATAAAAGAGGTTATTTGGATTCTGAAGACTCAGCTAAAGGAAGGAAGTTGTGA
- a CDS encoding MarR family winged helix-turn-helix transcriptional regulator → MNKEEIFNEMMETIYKYSRIINSYESIPRQYGTEDEIYMVEAHTINLIGNKIQTNISELAELTNKTKGALSQMVERLIKKGMVTKSKNPLDNREVIIQLTNKGKIVYDYHKELDKSEYKKLLIELDQFSEEDFLKYTKISTILLNLVRVE, encoded by the coding sequence ATGAATAAAGAAGAAATCTTTAACGAGATGATGGAGACGATCTATAAATACTCAAGAATAATAAATTCATATGAAAGTATACCCCGGCAATATGGGACCGAAGATGAGATCTATATGGTTGAAGCACATACGATCAATCTAATCGGAAATAAAATCCAAACAAACATATCAGAGCTTGCTGAACTGACGAATAAAACGAAAGGCGCACTGTCCCAAATGGTAGAACGCCTAATAAAAAAAGGAATGGTTACCAAATCGAAAAATCCCCTTGATAACCGAGAAGTGATTATCCAATTGACCAACAAAGGAAAAATCGTCTATGATTATCATAAAGAATTGGATAAGTCAGAGTACAAAAAGCTTTTAATTGAACTGGATCAATTTTCAGAGGAAGACTTTTTAAAGTATACAAAGATTTCAACCATACTTCTAAATCTAGTTAGAGTAGAATAG
- a CDS encoding carboxymuconolactone decarboxylase family protein has translation MTAQETLYEKSNKNRLSEMGELAPEAFNAFVNFNNNALREGVLSAKLKELIAVAVAHVTGCAYCIDSHVKQAKKLDMTKEEMAEVIMIATALKAGAALAHGVNALNAYDQIEEEELYKLSYISRMSEFIELNPETTTAFFSFDKLAMKRGLLSVKEKELIAVAIAHTTGCPYCIDGHVKGAKRAKATKEEIAESILVATALKAGSALAHSVNALNAFES, from the coding sequence ATGACAGCACAAGAGACATTATATGAAAAATCAAATAAAAACCGACTTAGTGAGATGGGTGAATTGGCACCGGAGGCATTTAATGCATTTGTCAATTTTAATAACAATGCATTAAGAGAAGGGGTCTTATCTGCTAAGTTGAAGGAACTTATCGCTGTAGCTGTGGCGCATGTAACCGGCTGTGCTTATTGTATTGATTCGCATGTCAAGCAAGCAAAGAAACTCGATATGACAAAAGAAGAAATGGCCGAAGTTATCATGATTGCTACTGCCTTAAAAGCGGGTGCCGCTCTTGCTCATGGAGTGAATGCTTTGAATGCGTATGACCAAATTGAAGAGGAAGAGTTATACAAGTTATCTTATATCAGTAGGATGTCAGAGTTTATTGAACTAAATCCGGAAACGACTACAGCTTTCTTTTCTTTCGATAAGTTGGCAATGAAACGCGGATTGCTTAGTGTGAAGGAGAAAGAGTTGATTGCTGTTGCTATTGCTCATACGACAGGTTGCCCTTATTGTATTGATGGGCACGTAAAAGGGGCTAAAAGGGCTAAAGCAACTAAAGAAGAAATTGCAGAATCAATTTTGGTGGCAACAGCTTTAAAAGCGGGATCAGCGCTAGCACATAGTGTAAATGCCTTGAATGCTTTCGAGTCGTAA
- a CDS encoding MalY/PatB family protein, translated as MKYKFDKVIDRSNTSCAKWDATEELFGEKDLLPLWVADMDFKVPDEVVKVIQSQAEHGIFGYTSKKEGYYKAVIDWMKNRHNWSVEKEWICHSPGVVTALSLIVQAYSEPGDKIIVQPPVYYPFMKVIQNHNRQVVYNSLLLTEDRYEMDFEDLISKIDSSVKMILLCNPHNPGGRVWTKLELERLGNICMEHGILVVSDEIHADLIFKPGEHTPFAAISEEFAENSIICTAPSKTFNLAGLQTSNIIISSETLRGKFIAETEKYAIGMSNSFGALATEAAYKYGGQWLDEVLDYIEGNLQFITKYFETNLPVLKVLPLEATYLAWIDCRELGLTPEELEKLFLSKAKVALNQGYVFGPGGEGFVRMNLACSRSIVERAGKQMIEAVNSIVEISPVLETKNI; from the coding sequence ATGAAATACAAATTTGACAAAGTAATTGATCGTTCTAATACTTCATGTGCGAAGTGGGATGCAACTGAGGAATTATTCGGTGAAAAAGATTTACTTCCACTTTGGGTTGCGGATATGGATTTTAAAGTTCCGGATGAAGTGGTCAAAGTGATCCAGTCTCAGGCGGAACATGGTATTTTCGGCTATACGTCGAAGAAGGAGGGCTATTATAAAGCCGTAATTGACTGGATGAAAAATCGCCATAATTGGTCAGTTGAAAAAGAGTGGATTTGTCATAGTCCCGGTGTCGTTACCGCCTTAAGTTTAATCGTCCAAGCTTACAGTGAACCAGGTGACAAGATTATAGTGCAACCGCCTGTATACTACCCTTTCATGAAAGTGATTCAAAATCATAACCGGCAGGTCGTATACAATTCTCTTCTTCTTACAGAAGATAGATATGAGATGGATTTTGAAGATTTGATTTCAAAAATAGATTCTTCGGTTAAAATGATTCTACTTTGTAATCCGCATAATCCTGGTGGTCGTGTTTGGACCAAATTGGAACTTGAACGTCTCGGTAACATCTGTATGGAACATGGAATCTTGGTTGTGTCGGATGAAATTCATGCTGATCTCATATTCAAGCCTGGTGAACATACGCCATTTGCGGCTATTTCAGAAGAGTTTGCGGAGAATAGCATTATTTGTACGGCACCAAGTAAGACATTCAATCTTGCAGGTCTACAAACTTCGAATATAATTATTTCCAGCGAGACGTTGAGAGGGAAATTCATAGCTGAAACAGAGAAGTATGCGATTGGTATGTCGAACTCATTTGGGGCGCTTGCCACAGAGGCAGCTTATAAGTACGGTGGACAATGGCTGGATGAAGTTCTGGACTATATTGAAGGAAACTTGCAATTCATTACCAAGTATTTCGAAACCAACTTACCGGTCTTGAAAGTTCTGCCATTAGAAGCGACTTATCTAGCTTGGATTGACTGCAGGGAATTGGGACTGACTCCCGAAGAGCTGGAAAAGCTGTTCCTTTCGAAAGCAAAGGTTGCATTGAATCAAGGCTATGTCTTTGGGCCGGGAGGTGAAGGATTTGTTCGGATGAACCTCGCTTGCTCCCGATCAATAGTTGAAAGAGCAGGTAAGCAAATGATAGAAGCAGTCAATTCAATTGTGGAAATAAGTCCCGTATTGGAAACGAAAAATATCTGA